Proteins encoded together in one Carya illinoinensis cultivar Pawnee chromosome 3, C.illinoinensisPawnee_v1, whole genome shotgun sequence window:
- the LOC122305714 gene encoding uncharacterized protein LOC122305714 encodes MDVTDHEQKRGESSKNLRVHFDVPPTVYPSNHHQRSGSTPSSDSSLDLDAIENVLDSLPPHEFKKSTLEMQEATSSADHSSPPPPPPPVGSNQSGSAPQSALQVMPGRPSGYDPNRIPSSIFTTRPTTAMDWSTASNESLFSIHIGNSSFSREHFIMLNRSGELPRTDELTGLPTTLPSVSETGEDKSETANAEKDAEVIQGSGQSGNGAWWGSSPNNMKEKTSPKDVGARNYNTTSYRSDESSHSAHSFNFPLLAGDSGLSSPATLDMEKQHLQQQLPPQNPQIMSSKRGWNNMFCCFSFRSRYWTC; translated from the exons ATGGATGTCACGGATCACGAACAAAAGAGAGGCGAAAGTAGCAAGAATCTGAGGGTGCATTTTGATGTCCCTCCGACAGTTTATCCCTCCAATCATCACCAACGTTCAGGCTCTACTCCATCATCTGATTCTTCATTGGATCTTGATGCTATTGAGAATGTCCTCGACAGCCTCCCTCCccatgaatttaaaaaatctacCCTTGAGATGCAAGAAGCAACATCATCTGCAGATcattcttctcctcctcctcctcctcctcctgttGGGAGCAACCAAAGTGGATCTGCCCCACAATCTGCTCTACAGGTGATGCCCGGGCGACCCTCGGGCTATGATCCGAATCGAATTCCGTCGTCAATATTCACTACTAGACCAACAACAGCTATGGATTGGAGTACCGCTTCGAATGAATCATTGTTCAGTATTCACATTGGAAACAGCAGCTTCTCGAGAGAACATTTTATCATGTTAAATAGATCTGGTGAGTTGCCGAGGACAGATGAGTTAACGGGTCTCCCGACAACCCTTCCCAGTGTTTCTGAAACAGGAGAGGATAAAAGCGAGACTGCTAATGCGGAAAAGGACGCTGAAGTAATACAAGGATCAGGTCAATCCGGGAATGGAGCTTGGTGGGGCAGTTCTCCAAATAACATGAAGGAAAAAACGAGTCCTAAGGACGTCGGCGCCCGCAACTATAATACTACCTCTTACCGTTCTGATGAGAGCAGTCACAGCGCCCACTCCTTTAATTTCCCACT TTTGGCAGGTGATAGTGGATTGAGTAGCCCTGCAACATTGGACATGGAAAAGCAGCACCTGCAGCAGCAATTACCACCCCAAAACCCACAAATCATGAGTTCAAAGCGTGGTTGGAACAACATGTTTTGTTGCTTCAGTTTTCGCTCTCGATATTGGACATGTTGA
- the LOC122303070 gene encoding serine carboxypeptidase-like 25 isoform X1, whose amino-acid sequence MAKRQIFVSMVFVLLVGLIGANEEEEADRILQLPGQPKVSFQQFSGYVTVNHAVGRALFYWLTEAVHDPLSKPLVVWLNGGPGCSSVAYGASEEIGPFRINKTASGLYLNKFSWNNVANLLFLETPAGVGFSYSNRMSDLLDTGDRRTARDSLEFLVRWLDRFPRYKHREIYLTGESYAGHYVPQLAKEIMTYNIQSKQTINLKGIMVGNAVTDNYYDNLGTVTYWWSHAMISDKTYRQLVNTCDFKRQKESDECESLYNYAMDQEFGYIDQYNIYAPRCNSSSGGTSTITRHTMRLPHQPRRIFRQMSGYDPCTEKYAEIYYNRPDVQKALHANTTKIPYKWTACSEVLNRNWNDTDASILPIYREMIAGGLRIWVFSGDVDSVVPVTATRYALAQLKLETTIPWYPWYVNKQVGGWTEVYKGLTFATVRGAGHEVPLFKPRVALQLFKSFIRGKPLPKS is encoded by the exons ATGGCCAAAAGGCAGATCTTTGTATCCATGgtctttgttttgcttgttgGGCTGATTGGTgcaaacgaagaagaagaagctgacAGGATATTACAACTTCCTGGGCAGCCTAAGGTCTCTTTCCAACAGTTCTCAGGCTATGTCACTGTTAATCATGCTGTTGGCAGAGCCCTCTTTTACTGGCTCACCGAGGCTGTCCATGACCCCTTATCAAAACCCTTGGTTGTCTGGCTTAATGGAG GCCCTGGCTGCTCTTCTGTGGCATATGGTGCATCCGAAGAAATAGGTCCATTTAGAATAAATAAGACGGCCTCAGGTCTGTACCTCAACAAGTTCTCATGGAACAATGTAGCAAACCTCTTGTTCTTGGAAACTCCGGCAGGCGTCGGCTTCTCTTACAGCAACAGGATGTCCGATCTTCTTGATACCGGTGACCGCCGCACTG CCAGGGACTCCCTGGAATTCCTTGTACGCTGGCTGGATCGTTTCCCACGTTACAAGCACAGAGAAATCTATCTCACCGGGGAGAGTTATGCTGGCCATTATGTTCCTCAGCTGGCTAAAGAAATTATGACCTACAATATACAATCGAAACAGACGATAAATCTGAAAGGAATTATG GTTGGAAATGCAGTCACAGACAACTACTATGATAACCTTGGGACAGTGACATACTGGTGGAGCCATGCCATGATCTCCGATAAAACATACAGGCAACTGGTCAACACATGCGATTTCAAGCGACAGAAGGAATCGGACGAATGCGAGTCATTGTATAATTATGCCATGGATCAAGAATTTGGTTACATTGATCAATACAACATTTATGCACCCCGTTGCAACAGTTCTAGTGGTGGTACCAGTACCATTACTCGCCATACCATGAGATTGCCTCACCAACCCCGTCGG ATCTTCCGGCAAATGTCAGGGTATGATCCTTGTACTGAGAAATATGCTGAGATTTACTACAATAGGCCGGATGTGCAGAAAGCACTCCATGCCAACACAACCAAAATTCCTTATAAGTGGACTGCTTGCAG CGAGGTTTTGAACCGAAATTGGAATGACACGGATGCGTCTATTCTTCCAATTTATAGGGAAATGATAGCCGGTGGTTTGAGAATTTGGGTGTTTAG TGGTGATGTAGACTCAGTGGTGCCAGTTACGGCCACCAGATATGCCCTTGCTCAGCTCAAATTAGAAACCACAATTCCATGGTACCCTTGGTATGTTAATAAGCAG GTGGGAGGCTGGACAGAGGTGTATAAAGGGCTAACATTTGCAACAGTTAGAGGGGCAGGCCATGAAGTCCCACTTTTCAAGCCCAGAGTAGCCCTTCAGCTATTTAAGTCATTTATTAGAGGGAAGCCTCTTCCAAAGTCTTGA
- the LOC122303067 gene encoding LRR receptor-like serine/threonine-protein kinase RPK2 has protein sequence MGSSSSSSSSSSSSVIKWQSFHKSLSSVLILKLFFLLWAFSLCLSGVVLADSDKSVLLQFKNSVSDPSGLLSSWHADSSEHCSWFGVSCDSNSRVVSLNISGNGRQGNSCSDLDQFPLFNGFGIRTNCLNSRGKLVGKLLPSIAKLIELRILSLPFNGFDGEIPGEIWDMEKLEVLDLEENSVTGPIPVQFAGLRNLRVLNLGFNRIMGEIPSSLLNCVTLEILNLAGNDVNGTIPGFVGRLRAVYLSFNRLTGEIPSEIGDSCGKLEQLDLSGNFLVDGIPRSLGNCGQLQSLLLYSNMLEDFIPAELGRLRRLQVLDVSRNCLSGPIPSELGNCSELSVLVLSNLFEPLPEVNNEKGDSFSDQVGSVNDDFNYFQGGIPTEITMLPKLRILWAPRATLEDTFPSSWGACENLEMINLAQNFFVGEVPDWFSHCKKLHFLNISSNRLTGKLVEGLPVPCMTTFDVSGNSLSGTIPKFLGSSCPPVPSFNGSPSEPEGGQSSLYLSFFSSKARGEIPSHSLGVDSALAVFHNFRHNNFTGTVQLPISPERLGKQTAYTFLAGENKLTGPFPGNLFEMCGGLSTLIVNVSNNRISGPIPAEFGTMCKSLKLFDASVNQITGPIAPSFGELVSLVALNLSWNLLQGQIPISLSQIRDLKYLYLAGNNMTGFIPSSLGQLQHLEELDLSSNFLTGEIPKDLVNLKHLTVLLLNNNNLSGQIPAGLANVTTLSAFNVSFNHLSGPLPVNNSLMKCSSVIGNPDLSPCRMFSLTVPSSDLQGSNSDPGSYTVASPPGVPSQGTRNSGFNSIEIASITSASAIVSVLLALIFLFFYTRKWNPRSKVIGSIRKEVTVFTDIGVQLTFENVVRATGNFNASNCIGNGGFGATYKAEIPPGGLVAIKRLAVGRFQGVQQFHAEIKTLGRLRHPNLVTLIGYHASETEMFLIYNYLPGGNLEKFIQERSTRAVDWKILHKIALDIARALAYLHDQCVPRVLHRDVKPSNILLDDDFNAYLSDFGLARLLGTSETHATTGVAGTFGYVAPEYAMTCRVSDKADVYSYGVVLLELLSDKKALDPSFSPYGNGFNIVAWGCMLLRQGRAKEFFTAGLWDAGPHDDLVEVLHLAVVCTVDSLSTRPTMKQVVRRLKQLQPPSC, from the coding sequence ATGggctcctcttcttcttcttcttcttcttcttcttcttcagtgATCAAATGGCAGTCTTTTCACAAATCCTTGTCCTCCGTACTCATACTGAAGCTCTTCTTTCTGCTATGGGCCTTCTCACTTTGCCTAAGCGGCGTCGTTCTCGCCGATTCAGACAAATCGGTGCTCCTCCAGTTCAAGAACTCTGTCTCAGACCCCTCTGGCTTGCTCTCGAGCTGGCACGCCGACAGTTCTGAGCACTGCTCGTGGTTCGGGGTCTCTTGCGACTCGAATTCACGCGTAGTTTCGCTTAACATTTCCGGAAATGGCCGCCAAGGTAACTCGTGTTCCGATTTAGATCAATTTCCGCTTTTTAATGGGTTTGGGATTAGAACGAACTGTTTGAACAGTAGAGGAAAGTTGGTCGGGAAATTGTTGCCTTCGATTGCTAAGCTCATTGAGCTTAGGATTTTATCACTTCCCTTTAATGGTTTTGATGGTGAAATTCCTGGCGAAATTTGGGATATGGAGAAGCTTGAGGTTCTTGATCTGGAGGAAAATTCGGTAACTGGGCCCATCCCTGTACAATTCGCGGGGTTGAGGAATTTGCGGGTTCTTAATCTGGGTTTTAATAGGATTATGGGGGAGATACCCAGCTCGCTTTTGAATTGTGTAACCTTAGAGATCTTGAATTTAGCAGGGAACGATGTGAACGGGACAATTCCTGGTTTCGTTGGTCGGTTAAGGGCGGTTTATTTGTCGTTTAATCGGCTTACTGGGGAAATTCCTAGTGAGATTGGGGACAGTTGTGGGAAGCTTGAGCAACTGGACTTGTCGGGTAATTTCTTGGTCGATGGGATTCCAAGGAGTTTAGGGAATTGCGGTCAGTTGCAGTCTCTTTTGCTTTATTCAAACATGTTAGAAGACTTTATTCCGGCTGAGTTGGGTCGGCTTCGCAGGCTTCAAGTGTTAGATGTTTCTAGGAATTGTTTAAGCGGTCCGATACCCTCTGAGCTTGGAAATTGTTCCGAATTGTCCGTCCTTGTGCTATCGAATCTCTTTGAACCCCTTCCTGAAGTTAATAATGAAAAAGGGGATTCTTTTTCAGATCAAGTTGGTTCGGTGAAtgatgattttaattattttcaaggGGGGATTCCCACAGAAATCACAATGCTTCCTAAGCTGAGAATATTGTGGGCACCAAGGGCAACTCTTGAGGACACGTTCCCAAGCAGTTGGGGTGCTTGTGAGAACTTGGAGATGATCAACTTGGCTCAAAATTTTTTCGTTGGGGAAGTTCCCGACTGGTTTAGTCACTGCAAAAAGCTTCATTTTCTCAACATAAGCTCAAACAGGCTTACTGGGAAGCTGGTTGAGGGGCTTCCAGTTCCTTGTATGACCACGTTTGATGTCAGTGGGAATTCCTTGTCGGGCACAATTCCTAAATTTCTTGGCAGCAGTTGCCCTCCTGTCCCTTCCTTTAATGGAAGTCCTTCTGAACCTGAAGGTGGCCAGTCCTCACTTTATCTATCATTTTTCTCTTCTAAAGCCCGAGGTGAAATTCCTTCTCATTCACTTGGAGTAGACAGTGCTCTTGCCGTTTTCCACAATTTCAGGCACAATAACTTTACTGGCACCGTCCAGTTGCCAATTTCACCTGAAAGATTAGGAAAGCAGACTGCTTACACATTTTTGGCTGGAGAAAATAAGCTCACTGGACCATTTCCTGGCAACTTGTTTGAGATGTGTGGAGGGTTGAGTACACTGATTGTAAATGTTAGCAACAACAGGATATCTGGTCCTATTCCAGCTGAATTCGGTACAATGTGCAAATCCCTTAAACTTTTTGATGCATCTGTGAATCAGATTACTGGACCTATTGCCCCCAGTTTCGGGGAGTTGGTGTCTCTAGTTGCCCTTAATTTGAGTTGGAACTTACTGCAAGGTCAAATTCCAATCAGTCTTAGTCAGATAAGGGACCTGAAGTATCTCTATTTGGCTGGCAATAACATGACTGGTTTCATTCCTTCCAGCTTAGGGCAGTTGCAACATTTGGAAGAGCTGGACCTTTCTTCAAACTTTCTCACTGGGGAAATACCAAAAGATCTTGTAAACTTGAAGCACCTGACCGTTCTTCTGCTTAACAACAATAATCTCTCTGGACAGATTCCTGCCGGTTTGGCCAATGTAACCACACTCTCAGCTTTCAATGTTTCATTCAATCATTTGTCTGGGCCGCTGCCAGTGAATAATAGCCTAATGAAATGCAGTAGTGTTATTGGTAATCCAGATCTATCGCCTTGCCGTATGTTTTCTCTGACAGTGCCATCTTCGGATCTGCAAGGAAGCAACAGCGATCCAGGATCTTATACTGTTGCTTCACCACCCGGAGTTCCATCCCAAGGAACTCGGAATAGTGGTTTCAATTCAATTGAAATAGCGTCCATAACATCTGCATCAGCTATTGTTTCGGTTCTTCTTGCTCTGATTTTCCTATTCTTCTATACCCGAAAGTGGAACCCGAGGTCCAAAGTTATTGGATCTATCAGAAAGGAAGTAACTGTATTTACAGACATTGGGGTTCAGTTAACCTTTGAAAATGTTGTGCGTGCCACAGGAAATTTCAATGCAAGCAACTGCATTGGGAATGGAGGTTTTGGGGCAACCTACAAGGCAGAGATCCCGCCTGGAGGCCTAGTGGCGATAAAACGGCTTGCAGTTGGACGGTTCCAAGGGGTTCAACAGTTCCATGCAGAAATTAAAACTCTCGGAAGGCTCCGCCATCCAAATCTGGTTACTTTGATTGGATATCATGCCAGCGAAACAGAGATGTtccttatttataattatttaccGGGTGGTAATCTGGAAAAGTTTATCCAGGAAAGGTCCACAAGAGCAGTGGATTGGAAGATACTTCACAAGATTGCATTGGATATAGCCCGTGCACTTGCATACTTACATGACCAGTGCGTACCACGTGTCCTTCATCGCGATGTCAAGCCCAGCAATATTTTGTTGGATGATGATTTCAATGCTTATTTGTCAGACTTTGGGTTGGCCAGACTTTTAGGCACTTCAGAAACCCACGCCACGACTGGTGTGGCTGGAACTTTTGGATATGTGGCTCCAGAATATGCAATGACTTGCCGTGTTTCTGACAAGGCTGATGTGTACAGTTATGGTGTGGTGCTTCTCGAGCTACTCTCAGATAAGAAAGCTCTGGATCCTTCTTTCTCTCCATA
- the LOC122303070 gene encoding serine carboxypeptidase-like 25 isoform X2, which produces MAKRQIFVSMVFVLLVGLIGANEEEEADRILQLPGQPKVSFQQFSGYVTVNHAVGRALFYWLTEAVHDPLSKPLVVWLNGGPGCSSVAYGASEEIGPFRINKTASGLYLNKFSWNNVANLLFLETPAGVGFSYSNRMSDLLDTGDRRTARDSLEFLVRWLDRFPRYKHREIYLTGESYAGHYVPQLAKEIMTYNIQSKQTINLKGIMVGNAVTDNYYDNLGTVTYWWSHAMISDKTYRQLVNTCDFKRQKESDECESLYNYAMDQEFGYIDQYNIYAPRCNSSSGGTSTITRHTMRLPHQPRRIFRQMSGYDPCTEKYAEIYYNRPDVQKALHANTTKIPYKWTACSEVLNRNWNDTDASILPIYREMIAGGLRIWVFSGDVDSVVPVTATRYALAQLKLETTIPWYPWWEAGQRCIKG; this is translated from the exons ATGGCCAAAAGGCAGATCTTTGTATCCATGgtctttgttttgcttgttgGGCTGATTGGTgcaaacgaagaagaagaagctgacAGGATATTACAACTTCCTGGGCAGCCTAAGGTCTCTTTCCAACAGTTCTCAGGCTATGTCACTGTTAATCATGCTGTTGGCAGAGCCCTCTTTTACTGGCTCACCGAGGCTGTCCATGACCCCTTATCAAAACCCTTGGTTGTCTGGCTTAATGGAG GCCCTGGCTGCTCTTCTGTGGCATATGGTGCATCCGAAGAAATAGGTCCATTTAGAATAAATAAGACGGCCTCAGGTCTGTACCTCAACAAGTTCTCATGGAACAATGTAGCAAACCTCTTGTTCTTGGAAACTCCGGCAGGCGTCGGCTTCTCTTACAGCAACAGGATGTCCGATCTTCTTGATACCGGTGACCGCCGCACTG CCAGGGACTCCCTGGAATTCCTTGTACGCTGGCTGGATCGTTTCCCACGTTACAAGCACAGAGAAATCTATCTCACCGGGGAGAGTTATGCTGGCCATTATGTTCCTCAGCTGGCTAAAGAAATTATGACCTACAATATACAATCGAAACAGACGATAAATCTGAAAGGAATTATG GTTGGAAATGCAGTCACAGACAACTACTATGATAACCTTGGGACAGTGACATACTGGTGGAGCCATGCCATGATCTCCGATAAAACATACAGGCAACTGGTCAACACATGCGATTTCAAGCGACAGAAGGAATCGGACGAATGCGAGTCATTGTATAATTATGCCATGGATCAAGAATTTGGTTACATTGATCAATACAACATTTATGCACCCCGTTGCAACAGTTCTAGTGGTGGTACCAGTACCATTACTCGCCATACCATGAGATTGCCTCACCAACCCCGTCGG ATCTTCCGGCAAATGTCAGGGTATGATCCTTGTACTGAGAAATATGCTGAGATTTACTACAATAGGCCGGATGTGCAGAAAGCACTCCATGCCAACACAACCAAAATTCCTTATAAGTGGACTGCTTGCAG CGAGGTTTTGAACCGAAATTGGAATGACACGGATGCGTCTATTCTTCCAATTTATAGGGAAATGATAGCCGGTGGTTTGAGAATTTGGGTGTTTAG TGGTGATGTAGACTCAGTGGTGCCAGTTACGGCCACCAGATATGCCCTTGCTCAGCTCAAATTAGAAACCACAATTCCATGGTACCCTTG GTGGGAGGCTGGACAGAGGTGTATAAAGGGCTAA
- the LOC122303741 gene encoding uncharacterized protein LOC122303741 has protein sequence MENVLNVPPKSPIQPENTIIDCKTPPLNQQSDQNHRNPGNDLRKPSTPDRLKVPKAFKHPERYRSPTDSMMSPVTKGLLARSRKGGVLLPPTINQTKIQDLRVQEVGLFEN, from the exons ATGGAGAACGTGCTTAACGTGCCTCCCAAGAGCCCAATTCAACCAGAAAACACCATAATCGACTGCAAAACACCGCCCCTGAATCAGCAAAGTGATCAAAATCATCGAAATCCAGGCAATGATTTGCGCAAACCCAGCACCCCGGACCGCCTCAAAGTCCCCAAGGCATTCAAGCACCCCGAAAG ATATAGAAGCCCAACCGACTCGATGATGTCCCCGGTTACAAAAGGCCTTCTTGCCAGAAGCAGAAAGGGCGGCGTGCTTTTACCACCGACTATAAATCAGACCAAG ATCCAGGATTTGCGTGTTCAGGAGGTGGGTCTCttcgaaaattaa
- the LOC122303071 gene encoding exocyst complex component EXO70E2-like, with translation MGDCEIPEVEGEEHLIAAVKHIVKALGSKKNLTDDARKILAQLGTQLSAMTTPSVNETKDVKISEIEDLLNTVEEKIMSWEEDQSMIWDSGPEEASEYLNAAGEAQKLTERLERMCLKKDDDEYNQLQRAHNVLQKAMERLEEEFRHMLVENRQPFELEHVSFRSSEEDVVDEASIISFGDESIEDSIPRDTVSRASEDYTIDLINPDVVPGLRCIAKLMISSNYDRECYQAYASARKDALDECLVILGMEKLSIEDVLRMEWNSLNSKIKQWVRTMKIFVRVYLASEKWLGEQIFGELGPVNLICFVEASKASMWQLLNFGEAISIGPHQPEKLSRILDMYEVLADLLPDIDALYSDEAGSSVRIECHDLLSRLGDTVRATFFEFKNAIASNASINPFAGGGIHHLTRYVMNYIKFLTDYSETLNLLLKDHDAEDPSSLSPDMSPTREEENKSRNSSSDISPMAHHFRSIASILQISLDNKSKLYREASLQHFFLMNNIHYMAEKVKGSELRHIFGDEWIRKQNWKFQQYAMNYERASWSSILSLLKEDGIHNPGSNSISKTLLKERLRSFYLAFEEIYKTQTAWVIPDFQLREDLRISTSLKVIQAYRTFVGRHSIHLYDKHIKYSADDLETYLLDFFEGSPKSLQNNSRR, from the coding sequence ATGGGGGATTGTGAGATTCCAGAAGTAGAAGGAGAAGAACACTTAATTGCGGCAGTGAAACACATTGTGAAAGCTTTGGGGTCAAAAAAGAACCTTACAGATGATGCAAGGAAAATTTTGGCTCAACTTGGCACCCAGTTGTCCGCTATGACTACACCTTCAGTGAATGAGACAAAAGATGTTAAGATAAGTGAGATTGAAGATCTCCTTAACACTGTTGAGGAGAAGATCATGAGTTGGGAGGAAGATCAGTCTATGATATGGGATTCAGGACCAGAAGAAGCCTCCGAGTACTTGAATGCAGCCGGTGAAGCCCAAAAATTGACCGAAAGATTAGAGAGGATGTGTCTAAAGAAAGATGATGATGaatataatcaattacaaaggGCTCATAATGTTCTTCAGAAGGCGATGGAAAGACTCGAGGAAGAGTTCAGGCACATGCTTGTTGAGAACAGGCAGCCTTTTGAGCTAGAGCATGTATCTTTTCGATCCAGTGAAGAGGATGTTGTGGACGAGGCCTCAATTATCTCTTTTGGGGATGAGTCAATTGAAGACTCAATTCCTAGAGACACCGTGAGCAGGGCCTCTGAGGATTATACCATTGATTTAATTAATCCGGATGTGGTTCCTGGCCTCAGATGCATTGCCAAATTGATGATCAGTTCAAATTATGATCGGGAATGTTACCAGGCCTATGCCAGCGCCCGGAAGGATGCCTTGGATGAGTGCCTCGTCATTCTTGGAATGGAGAAACTAAGCATTGAAGACGTGCTGAGGATGGAGTGGAATAGCTTGAATTCTAAGATCAAACAATGGGTACGAACAATGAAGATCTTTGTGCGGGTCTATCTTGCTAGTGAGAAATGGCTCGGTGAGCAAATTTTTGGGGAGCTCGGACCAGTTAATCTAATTTGCTTTGTTGAAGCATCCAAGGCTTCAATGTGGCAGCTTCTAAATTTTGGCGAAGCCATTTCTATAGGCCCTCATCAACCAGAGAAGTTGTCTCGAATTCTTGACATGTATGAGGTGCTAGCAGATCTTCTTCCAGATATAGATGCTTTATACTCAGATGAGGCCGGTTCTTCAGTTAGAATTGAGTGCCACGACCTTCTTAGTAGATTGGGTGATACTGTAAGGGCAAcattttttgaatttaagaATGCCATTGCATCAAATGCATCAATAAACCCTTTTGCAGGAGGTGGAATTCACCATCTTACCAGATACGTCATGAATTACATCAAGTTTCTAACTGACTACAGTGAGACGCTCAATTTGCTGTTAAAGGACCATGATGCAGAGGATCCGAGTTCACTGTCACCTGACATGAGTCCAACTAGGGAGGAGGAGAACAAAAGCAGGAATTCTTCAAGCGATATTTCCCCAATGGCTCATCACTTCCGATCGATTGCCTCAATTCTGCAAATCAGCCTTGATAATAAGTCCAAGCTATACAGGGAGGCTTCGCTACAGCACTTCTTCTTGATGAACAATATTCATTACATGGCTGAAAAGGTCAAGGGGTCTGAGCTAAGGCATATATTTGGAGATGAATGGATTAGGAAGCAAAACTGGAAATTCCAACAATACGCAATGAATTATGAGCGAGCTAGTTGGAGTTCAATCCTCTCTTTGCTTAAGGAGGATGGTATTCACAATCCTGGTTCAAATTCTATCTCGAAAACCCTCCTCAAGGAAAGGCTCCGGAGTTTTTATCTTGCTTTTGAGGAGATATACAAGACCCAAACAGCATGGGTTATCCCAGATTTTCAGCTCCGAGAAGATTTACGAATCTCAACATCCCTCAAGGTCATCCAGGCTTATCGGACATTTGTGGGAAGACATTCCATTCACTTATATGACAAGCATATTAAATACAGTGCAGATGACCTAGAGACTTATCTTTTGGATTTCTTCGAGGGATCTCCAAAATCATTACAAAATAACTCTAGGAGATGA